A single window of Hemicordylus capensis ecotype Gifberg chromosome 15, rHemCap1.1.pri, whole genome shotgun sequence DNA harbors:
- the STX2 gene encoding syntaxin-2 isoform X2 → MKDRLAELATRTQNEDGEVSVVVENDHYMEDFFQQVEEVRKYITKITDILEEVKKKHSVILSATHPKDKTKEELEELNKEIRKTANTVRAKLKVMEQSFTRDENVNRTSADVRIRKTQHLVLTRKFVEVMTTYNGTQTLFRERTKDQIRRQLEITGKGTTDEELEEMLESGNLSIFTSDIILDTKITRQALDEIESRHKDIIKLESSIQELHEMFMDMAMLVEVQGEMVNSIEKNVMNAVDYVEHAKEETKKAVKYQSKARRKLMFIIICVTVLLVIIGIVLAATFS, encoded by the exons ATGAAGGACCGCCTGGCCGAGTTGGCAacg CGTACGCAGAATGAAGATGGAGAAGTATCTGTTGTGGTTGAAAATGACCATTACATGGAGGACTTCTTTCAACAG GTGGAAGAAGTTAGAAAGTATATAACCAAAATAACAGATATATTGGAAGAAGTGAAGAAGAAGCACAGCGTTATTCTTTCCGCCACGCATCCTAAAGACA AAACCAAGGAAGAGCTTGAAGAACTGAATAAAGAAATCAGGAAAACGGCAAATACAGTTCGTGCTAAATTGAAAG TCATGGAACAAAGTTTCACTCGGGATGAGAATGTTAATCGGACATCGGCGGATGTCAGGATTCGAAAAACGCAG CACTTGGTATTGACCCGCAAGTTCGTGGAGGTCATGACGACATACAATGGAACCCAGACCCTCTTTCGAGAACGCACCAAAGATCAGATACGGCGGCAGCTAGAAATAA CTGGAAAAGGCACAACTGACGAAGAACTGGAAGAGATGTTAGAAAGCGGCAATCTTTCTATTTTCACTTCTGAC ATCATTCTGGACACCAAAATTACTAGACAAGCTCTAGATGAAATTGAGTCTCGACACAAAGACATCATAAAACTGGAATCCAGTATACAAGAGCTGCATGAAATGTTCATGGACATGGCCATGTTGGTTGAAGTTCAG GGCGAAATGGTCAACAGCATAGAGAAGAATGTGATGAATGCAGTCGATTATGTAGAACATGCAAAAGAAGAGACCAAAAAAGCAGTTAAATACCAAAGCAAAGCTCGCAGG AAATTGATGTTCATAATAATATGTGTAACTGTCCTGCTTGTAATCATTGGGATTGTCCTAGCAGCAACCTTCTCCTAG
- the STX2 gene encoding syntaxin-2 isoform X4, whose translation MEDFFQQVEEVRKYITKITDILEEVKKKHSVILSATHPKDKTKEELEELNKEIRKTANTVRAKLKVMEQSFTRDENVNRTSADVRIRKTQHLVLTRKFVEVMTTYNGTQTLFRERTKDQIRRQLEITGKGTTDEELEEMLESGNLSIFTSDIILDTKITRQALDEIESRHKDIIKLESSIQELHEMFMDMAMLVEVQGEMVNSIEKNVMNAVDYVEHAKEETKKAVKYQSKARRKKWIILIIVLVVLAIIAIIIGLSVGIR comes from the exons ATGGAGGACTTCTTTCAACAG GTGGAAGAAGTTAGAAAGTATATAACCAAAATAACAGATATATTGGAAGAAGTGAAGAAGAAGCACAGCGTTATTCTTTCCGCCACGCATCCTAAAGACA AAACCAAGGAAGAGCTTGAAGAACTGAATAAAGAAATCAGGAAAACGGCAAATACAGTTCGTGCTAAATTGAAAG TCATGGAACAAAGTTTCACTCGGGATGAGAATGTTAATCGGACATCGGCGGATGTCAGGATTCGAAAAACGCAG CACTTGGTATTGACCCGCAAGTTCGTGGAGGTCATGACGACATACAATGGAACCCAGACCCTCTTTCGAGAACGCACCAAAGATCAGATACGGCGGCAGCTAGAAATAA CTGGAAAAGGCACAACTGACGAAGAACTGGAAGAGATGTTAGAAAGCGGCAATCTTTCTATTTTCACTTCTGAC ATCATTCTGGACACCAAAATTACTAGACAAGCTCTAGATGAAATTGAGTCTCGACACAAAGACATCATAAAACTGGAATCCAGTATACAAGAGCTGCATGAAATGTTCATGGACATGGCCATGTTGGTTGAAGTTCAG GGCGAAATGGTCAACAGCATAGAGAAGAATGTGATGAATGCAGTCGATTATGTAGAACATGCAAAAGAAGAGACCAAAAAAGCAGTTAAATACCAAAGCAAAGCTCGCAGG AAAAAATGGATAATTCTCATTATAGTGCTGGTGGTGCTTGCCATAATTGCTATAATAATTGGCTTGTCGGTCGGGATTCGGTGA
- the STX2 gene encoding syntaxin-2 isoform X1 gives MKDRLAELATRTQNEDGEVSVVVENDHYMEDFFQQVEEVRKYITKITDILEEVKKKHSVILSATHPKDKTKEELEELNKEIRKTANTVRAKLKVMEQSFTRDENVNRTSADVRIRKTQHLVLTRKFVEVMTTYNGTQTLFRERTKDQIRRQLEITGKGTTDEELEEMLESGNLSIFTSDIILDTKITRQALDEIESRHKDIIKLESSIQELHEMFMDMAMLVEVQGEMVNSIEKNVMNAVDYVEHAKEETKKAVKYQSKARRKKWIILIIVLVVLAIIAIIIGLSVGIR, from the exons ATGAAGGACCGCCTGGCCGAGTTGGCAacg CGTACGCAGAATGAAGATGGAGAAGTATCTGTTGTGGTTGAAAATGACCATTACATGGAGGACTTCTTTCAACAG GTGGAAGAAGTTAGAAAGTATATAACCAAAATAACAGATATATTGGAAGAAGTGAAGAAGAAGCACAGCGTTATTCTTTCCGCCACGCATCCTAAAGACA AAACCAAGGAAGAGCTTGAAGAACTGAATAAAGAAATCAGGAAAACGGCAAATACAGTTCGTGCTAAATTGAAAG TCATGGAACAAAGTTTCACTCGGGATGAGAATGTTAATCGGACATCGGCGGATGTCAGGATTCGAAAAACGCAG CACTTGGTATTGACCCGCAAGTTCGTGGAGGTCATGACGACATACAATGGAACCCAGACCCTCTTTCGAGAACGCACCAAAGATCAGATACGGCGGCAGCTAGAAATAA CTGGAAAAGGCACAACTGACGAAGAACTGGAAGAGATGTTAGAAAGCGGCAATCTTTCTATTTTCACTTCTGAC ATCATTCTGGACACCAAAATTACTAGACAAGCTCTAGATGAAATTGAGTCTCGACACAAAGACATCATAAAACTGGAATCCAGTATACAAGAGCTGCATGAAATGTTCATGGACATGGCCATGTTGGTTGAAGTTCAG GGCGAAATGGTCAACAGCATAGAGAAGAATGTGATGAATGCAGTCGATTATGTAGAACATGCAAAAGAAGAGACCAAAAAAGCAGTTAAATACCAAAGCAAAGCTCGCAGG AAAAAATGGATAATTCTCATTATAGTGCTGGTGGTGCTTGCCATAATTGCTATAATAATTGGCTTGTCGGTCGGGATTCGGTGA
- the STX2 gene encoding syntaxin-2 isoform X3, producing MCFFPRTQNEDGEVSVVVENDHYMEDFFQQVEEVRKYITKITDILEEVKKKHSVILSATHPKDKTKEELEELNKEIRKTANTVRAKLKVMEQSFTRDENVNRTSADVRIRKTQHLVLTRKFVEVMTTYNGTQTLFRERTKDQIRRQLEITGKGTTDEELEEMLESGNLSIFTSDIILDTKITRQALDEIESRHKDIIKLESSIQELHEMFMDMAMLVEVQGEMVNSIEKNVMNAVDYVEHAKEETKKAVKYQSKARRKKWIILIIVLVVLAIIAIIIGLSVGIR from the exons ATGTGCTTTTTCCCG CGTACGCAGAATGAAGATGGAGAAGTATCTGTTGTGGTTGAAAATGACCATTACATGGAGGACTTCTTTCAACAG GTGGAAGAAGTTAGAAAGTATATAACCAAAATAACAGATATATTGGAAGAAGTGAAGAAGAAGCACAGCGTTATTCTTTCCGCCACGCATCCTAAAGACA AAACCAAGGAAGAGCTTGAAGAACTGAATAAAGAAATCAGGAAAACGGCAAATACAGTTCGTGCTAAATTGAAAG TCATGGAACAAAGTTTCACTCGGGATGAGAATGTTAATCGGACATCGGCGGATGTCAGGATTCGAAAAACGCAG CACTTGGTATTGACCCGCAAGTTCGTGGAGGTCATGACGACATACAATGGAACCCAGACCCTCTTTCGAGAACGCACCAAAGATCAGATACGGCGGCAGCTAGAAATAA CTGGAAAAGGCACAACTGACGAAGAACTGGAAGAGATGTTAGAAAGCGGCAATCTTTCTATTTTCACTTCTGAC ATCATTCTGGACACCAAAATTACTAGACAAGCTCTAGATGAAATTGAGTCTCGACACAAAGACATCATAAAACTGGAATCCAGTATACAAGAGCTGCATGAAATGTTCATGGACATGGCCATGTTGGTTGAAGTTCAG GGCGAAATGGTCAACAGCATAGAGAAGAATGTGATGAATGCAGTCGATTATGTAGAACATGCAAAAGAAGAGACCAAAAAAGCAGTTAAATACCAAAGCAAAGCTCGCAGG AAAAAATGGATAATTCTCATTATAGTGCTGGTGGTGCTTGCCATAATTGCTATAATAATTGGCTTGTCGGTCGGGATTCGGTGA